The Medicago truncatula cultivar Jemalong A17 chromosome 4, MtrunA17r5.0-ANR, whole genome shotgun sequence genome includes a region encoding these proteins:
- the LOC25493689 gene encoding cytochrome P450 736A117, whose product MLLIISSIFAILFLLIKWYSNSTETKNSPPKLPIIGNLHQLGQFPHRSFQSLAKKYGPFMRLNFGRVPVLVISSADAAHEIMKTHDHVFANRPPKINYDILLYNFRDVSSAPYGEYWRQLRSICVLHLLSAKSVRSFRAVREEETGLMMEKIKHCSSSTSLPANLSELMATTTNDIVCRVVLGRKYSGENGKGFSKLLMDFTELLGAFVVGDYVPWLDWFSHLSGYYARAKKVAKQFDDLLEGVVEDHMNNPKGDSDEHDDFVEVLLWIQRTESLGFPIDKTVIKALLLDMFIAGTDTISTLLEWSMTELLRHPNIMKKLQEEVKRVANGRTHITEEDLSHMKYLNAVVKETLRLHPSIPLLVPRESRQDIKLNGHHIKAGTRVFINAWAIARDPTHWDQPEEFKPERFLNCSIDVKGKDFQVIPFGAGRRGCPGAVYATAVNDLVLANLVHQFNWELPGAAEGLDMSESFGFTVHRKIPLMAIATPYKN is encoded by the exons ATGCTACTCATAATCTCTTCCATCTTTGCCATCCTCTTTTTGCTAATAAAATGGTATTCTAATTCTACAGAAACCAAAAACTCACCTCCAAAATTACCTATAATAGGAAATCTCCATCAACTTGGCCAATTCCCTCACCGCTCATTTCAATCTCTAGCTAAAAAATACGGCCCTTTCATGCGACTTAATTTTGGTCGTGTACCAGTTCTCGTGATCTCTTCGGCTGATGCAGCACATGAGATAATGAAAACACATGATCATGTCTTTGCAAATAGACCCCCCAAAATAAATTACGACATACTTTTATACAATTTTAGGGATGTTTCATCAGCTCCATATGGAGAGTATTGGAGGCAGTTAAGGAGCATATGTGTGTTACATCTTCTTAGTGCTAAAAGCGTTCGTTCTTTTCGCGCTGTAAGAGAGGAAGAAACGGGTTTAATGATGGAGAAAATAAAGCACTGTTCTTCTTCCACTTCATTACCAGCGAATTTAAGTGAATTAATGGCAACAACTACGAATGATATAGTTTGTAGGGTTGTTTTGGGAAGAAAGTATAGTGGTGAAAATGGGAAGGGATTTTCAAAGTTATTGATGGATTTTACTGAGTTACTTGGTGCTTTTGTTGTTGGGGACTATGTTCCTTGGCTTGATTGGTTCAGCCATCTTTCAGGATATTATGCAAGAGCAAAAAAGGTGGCTAAACAATTTGATGATCTTTTGGAGGGTGTTGTTGAAGATCATATGAATAATCCGAAAGGAGATAGTGACGAGCATGATGACTTTGTTGAAGTTTTGCTTTGGATCCAAAGAACAGAATCACTTGGCTTTCCTATTGACAAAACGGTCATAAAGGCTCTACTACTG GACATGTTTATTGCAGGTACAGACACCATATCCACTTTGCTAGAGTGGTCAATGACAGAACTCTTACGGCatccaaatatcatgaaaaaattGCAAGAAGAAGTAAAGAGAGTGGCTAATGGTAGAACACACATAACTGAAGAAGATTTAAGTCACATGAAATACTTAAATGCAGTAGTTAAAGAAACCCTACGTTTACATCCCTCAATTCCATTACTAGTACCAAGAGAAAGCAGACAAGATATCAAACTAAATGGACACCACATCAAAGCTGGCACACGAGTTTTTATCAATGCTTGGGCCATTGCAAGAGATCCTACACATTGGGATCAACCTGAAGAGTTCAAGCCAGAGAGATTCTTGAATTGTTCAATAGATGTTAAAGGAAAAGATTTCCAGGTGATTCCATTTGGAGCTGGCAGAAGGGGTTGTCCTGGGGCAGTTTATGCTACGGCTGTCAATGATCTTGTGTTGGCAAACCTTGTACATCAATTTAACTGGGAATTACCTGGTGCTGCTGAAGGATTGGACATGTCTGAATCGTTTGGCTTCACAGTGCATAGAAAGATTCCTCTTATGGCAATTGCAACCCCTTATAAGAACTAA
- the LOC25493691 gene encoding cytochrome P450 736A117, translated as MNNDYANFIDHIFVSIQDMFIAGTDTISTLLEWSMTELLRHPNIMKKLQEEVKRVANGRTHITEEDLSHMKYLNAVVKETLRLHPSIPLLVPRESRQDIKLNGHHIKAGTRVFINAWAIARDPTHWDQPEEFKPERFLNCSIDVKGKDFQVIPFGAGRRGCPGAVYATAVNDLVLANLVHQFNWELPGAAEGLDMSESFGFTVHRKIPLMAIATPNKN; from the coding sequence ATGAATAATGATTATGCAAATTTTATTGACCATATATTTGTTTCTATTCAGGACATGTTTATTGCAGGTACAGACACCATATCCACTTTGCTAGAGTGGTCAATGACAGAACTCTTACGGCatccaaatatcatgaaaaaattGCAAGAAGAAGTAAAGAGAGTGGCTAATGGTAGAACACACATAACTGAAGAAGATTTAAGTCACATGAAATACTTAAATGCAGTAGTTAAAGAAACCCTACGTTTACATCCCTCAATTCCATTACTAGTACCAAGAGAAAGCAGACAAGATATCAAACTAAATGGACACCACATCAAAGCTGGCACACGAGTTTTTATCAATGCTTGGGCCATTGCAAGAGATCCTACACATTGGGATCAACCTGAAGAGTTCAAGCCAGAGAGATTCTTGAATTGTTCAATAGATGTTAAAGGAAAAGATTTCCAGGTGATTCCATTTGGAGCTGGCAGAAGGGGTTGTCCTGGGGCAGTTTATGCTACGGCTGTCAATGATCTTGTGTTGGCAAACCTTGTACATCAATTTAACTGGGAATTACCTGGTGCTGCTGAAGGATTGGACATGTCTGAATCGTTTGGCTTCACAGTGCATAGAAAGATTCCTCTTATGGCAATTGCAACCCCTAACAAGAACTAA
- the LOC25493690 gene encoding cytochrome P450 736A117 yields the protein MVLIISSILLILFLLIKWYSNSTKSKNLPPSPPKLPIIGNLHQLGRLPHRTFLSLAKKYGPIMQLHFGSVPVLVISSADAAREILKTHDLVFANRPQKKNYKILIYDCKDVSTAPYGEYWRQIKSISVLHLLSAKRVQSLRAVREEEVGLMMEKIKHYSSKSLPVNISELASKITNDIVCRVALGRKYDGESGKGFKKLLREFNESLSAFIVGAYVPWLDWVTHVSGFYARAKKVAKQFDELLEDVVEDHINRQKGVNEDHDDFVDVLLWIQKTESLGFPIDRTIIKALLLDMFIGGTDTISSLLEWEMTELIRHPNIMKKLQEEARLVANGRKHITEEDLSHMNYLKAVVKETLRLHPPFPLLVPRVNTQDIKLNGYHIKAGTHVIINNWSIARDPTNWNQPEEFKPERFLNNPIDIKGNDLILTPFGAGRRGCPGVVYAIAANEIVLANLIHQFDWELPGGAKGLETLDMSETIGFIAHRNTPLVALATPNKK from the exons ATGGTACTCATAATCTCTTCAATCTTGCTCATCCTTTTTCTCCTAATAAAATGGTATTCCAATTCTACAAAAAGCAAAAACTTACCACCTTCTCCTCCAAAATTACCTATAATAGGAAATCTTCATCAACTTGGCAGATTACCTCATCGCACATTTCTATCTTTAGCTAAAAAATATGGCCCTATCATGCAACTCCATTTTGGTAGTGTACCAGTTCTCGTGATCTCTTCGGCTGATGCAGCACGTGAGATATTGAAAACCCATGATCTCGTTTTTGCAAACAGAccccaaaagaaaaattacaagaTACTTATATATGATTGCAAAGATGTTTCAACAGCTCCATATGGAGAATATTGGAGACAGATAAAGAGTATATCAGTTTTACATCTTCTCAGTGCTAAAAGAGTTCAATCTCTTCGTGCCGTGAGAGAGGAAGAAGTAGGTTTAATGATGGAGAAAATAAAGCACTATTCTTCTAAATCATTACCTGTGAATATAAGTGAATTAGCCTCCAAAATTACTAATGATATAGTTTGTAGGGTTGCTTTAGGAAGAAAATATGATGGTGAAAGTGGAAAGGGATTTAAGAAGTTGTTGAGGGAATTTAACGAGTCACTTAGTGCTTTTATTGTTGGAGCCTATGTTCCTTGGCTTGATTGGGTGACCCATGTTTCTGGATTTTATGCAAGAGCAAAAAAAGTGGCTAAACAATTTGATGAACTTTTGGAAGATGTAGTTGAAGATCATATCAATCGTCAGAAAGGAGTCAATGAAGACCATGATGACTTTGTTGATGTTTTGCTTTGGATCCAAAAGACAGAATCACTTGGCTTTCCTATTGATAGAACAATTATAAAAGCTCTCCTATTG gaCATGTTTATTGGAGGTACAGACACCATATCCAGTTTGCTAGAGTGGGAAATGACTGAACTCATAAGGCATCCAAATATCATGAAGAAATTGCAAGAAGAAGCAAGGTTGGTGGCTAATGGTAGAAAACACATAACTGAAGAAGATTTGAGTCACATGAACTACTTAAAGGCAGTGGTTAAAGAAACCCTACGTTTACATCCTCCATTTCCATTACTAGTCCCAAGAGTAAACACACAAGATATCAAATTAAATGGTTACCACATTAAAGCTGGCACACATGTTATTATCAATAATTGGAGCATAGCAAGAGACCCTACAAATTGGAATCAACCTGAAGAATTCAAGCCAGAGAGATTCTTGAATAATCCAATAGATATTAAAGGAAATGATTTGATATTGACTCCATTTGGAGCAGGGAGAAGGGGTTGCCCTGGAGTAGTGTATGCTATAGCTGCCAATGAAATTGTGTTAGCCaatcttatacatcaatttgattGGGAATTACCTGGTGGTGCTAAAGGATTGGAGACATTAGATATGTCTGAAACAATTGGCTTTATTGCACATAGAAATACTCCTCTTGTGGCACTTGCAACTCCTAATAAGAAGTAG